In Selenomonas sp. TAMA-11512, a genomic segment contains:
- a CDS encoding polyribonucleotide nucleotidyltransferase, with product MHTFEMQVGGRTLTIESGKLAKQANGSVLVRYGDTVVLVAVTASSAPREGVDFFPLTVDFEEKMYAAGKIPGGFIKREGRPSESAILRSRLIDRPIRPLFPDGFRNDVQVIATAMSVDQDHAPDIAGMIGASCALMISDIPFAGPIAGVHVGRVDGQFVINPTEAQREVSELHLTIAGSADAVMMVEAGADELPEEIILEAILFGHEEIKRIVAFQKEIQAACGKEKMEFKLFQVEEELEAKIRAYAADKFNEAVRNPDKLARDAHIAEVHADTLEHFLPEYPEAVKEIGYVTHKIVKEIVRRMITHEKIRPDGRALEEVRPVSVEVGLLPRAHGSGLFTRGQTQIMTATTLGAIGDEQIIDGLGPEQKKHYIHHYNFPGYSVGEARPARGPGRREIGHGALAERALVPVIPALEDFPYTIRLVSEVLESNGSSSMGSVCGSTLSLMNAGVPIKRPVSGVAMGLVKDGDQYTILTDIQGMEDALGDMDFKVAGTEKGVTAIQMDIKIAGITREILTSALLQAKRGRAFILGKMLEVISEPAAELSPYAPRVMTMKIHVDKIRDVIGSGGKTIKKIIDETGVQIDIEEDGTIFIVSPDVASAKKAEQIISDLVRDVEVGEVYKGRVTRLMNFGAFVEVLPGKEGLCHISQLAKRRVEKVEDIVQIGDEIEVKVVEIDRQGRVNLSHKVLL from the coding sequence ATGCATACATTTGAAATGCAAGTGGGAGGCCGAACTCTCACAATCGAAAGCGGAAAATTGGCAAAACAGGCGAACGGTTCCGTACTTGTTCGCTATGGTGATACGGTCGTTTTAGTGGCGGTCACGGCATCGTCGGCACCTCGTGAGGGAGTTGACTTCTTCCCCCTGACGGTGGATTTTGAAGAAAAGATGTATGCAGCCGGCAAGATCCCCGGCGGTTTTATCAAGCGGGAAGGACGTCCGAGCGAATCGGCGATTCTTCGCAGCCGTCTGATCGATCGCCCGATTCGTCCGCTTTTCCCGGATGGCTTCCGCAACGATGTGCAGGTCATTGCGACAGCCATGTCGGTGGATCAGGACCATGCGCCCGACATTGCCGGCATGATCGGAGCATCCTGCGCTCTGATGATTTCCGACATTCCCTTTGCCGGTCCGATTGCCGGCGTCCATGTCGGCCGTGTTGACGGACAGTTCGTTATAAACCCGACCGAAGCACAGCGTGAGGTCTCAGAGCTGCACCTCACAATTGCAGGCTCGGCCGATGCGGTCATGATGGTCGAGGCCGGGGCGGACGAGCTTCCAGAGGAGATCATTCTCGAGGCGATTCTCTTCGGTCATGAGGAGATCAAGCGCATCGTCGCTTTCCAGAAGGAGATACAGGCAGCCTGCGGAAAGGAAAAGATGGAGTTCAAGCTCTTCCAAGTGGAAGAAGAGCTTGAGGCAAAGATTCGCGCATATGCCGCGGACAAATTCAATGAAGCCGTCCGCAATCCGGATAAGCTTGCCCGCGATGCGCACATTGCCGAGGTGCATGCCGACACGTTGGAGCACTTCCTGCCGGAGTATCCGGAGGCAGTCAAGGAAATCGGCTATGTCACGCACAAGATCGTCAAGGAAATCGTCCGCCGCATGATTACGCATGAGAAGATTCGCCCGGACGGACGCGCACTCGAGGAGGTTCGCCCCGTCTCGGTCGAGGTCGGTCTGTTGCCGCGGGCACACGGATCAGGTCTTTTCACGCGCGGACAGACGCAGATTATGACAGCGACGACGCTCGGAGCAATCGGTGATGAGCAGATTATCGACGGGCTCGGCCCCGAGCAGAAGAAGCACTACATCCATCATTACAATTTCCCCGGTTACAGTGTTGGCGAAGCTCGCCCTGCGCGCGGTCCGGGACGCCGTGAAATCGGCCACGGTGCACTCGCGGAGCGCGCGCTTGTGCCGGTTATCCCTGCGCTTGAGGATTTCCCTTATACGATCCGCCTCGTTTCCGAAGTCTTGGAGTCGAACGGCTCGTCCTCCATGGGCTCGGTCTGCGGCAGTACGCTCTCTCTGATGAATGCCGGCGTTCCCATCAAGCGGCCCGTTTCCGGCGTTGCCATGGGACTCGTCAAGGACGGCGACCAATATACGATTTTGACCGATATTCAGGGCATGGAAGACGCGCTTGGCGATATGGACTTCAAGGTAGCCGGCACCGAGAAGGGTGTCACCGCCATTCAGATGGACATCAAAATTGCGGGCATCACGCGTGAGATCCTGACCTCCGCTCTGCTGCAGGCAAAGCGCGGCCGGGCCTTCATTCTCGGCAAGATGCTGGAGGTCATCTCCGAGCCCGCTGCCGAGCTGTCGCCCTATGCGCCGCGCGTCATGACGATGAAGATTCACGTCGATAAGATTCGCGATGTCATCGGCTCCGGCGGCAAGACAATCAAGAAGATCATTGATGAGACAGGCGTTCAGATTGACATCGAAGAAGACGGCACAATCTTTATCGTTTCGCCGGATGTCGCGAGCGCCAAGAAGGCGGAGCAGATCATCTCGGATCTCGTCCGCGATGTCGAGGTCGGCGAGGTCTACAAGGGGCGTGTTACGCGTCTCATGAACTTCGGCGCTTTTGTCGAGGTGCTCCCCGGCAAAGAAGGTCTGTGCCACATCTCACAGCTTGCGAAGCGGCGTGTGGAAAAGGTGGAGGACATTGTCCAAATCGGGGATGAGATCGAGGTCAAGGTCGTCGAGATTGATCGTCAGGGACGTGTAAACCTTTCGCATAAAGTTCTGCTGTAA
- a CDS encoding SIS domain-containing protein, which produces MQSENNLPAVDILMERYPALESARASIRAAAQMIVDCYRADGKVLTCGNGGSAADAEHIVGELMKGFLKKRPIEGALAESIKSAAPEHADYLIGNLQVPLRALSLVNSVALGTAFANDQAPELVFAQQVLGLGEAGDVLIGISTSGNSKNVLYAVEIAKAKGCKTIALTGAGGGKLKALADITIEAPDTETYRIQEYHLPIYHALCIAAEQAFFEK; this is translated from the coding sequence ATGCAAAGTGAAAATAACCTGCCTGCCGTCGATATTCTCATGGAGCGCTATCCCGCTCTGGAGAGCGCGCGAGCAAGCATCCGCGCGGCGGCACAGATGATCGTGGATTGCTACCGCGCAGACGGGAAGGTGCTCACCTGTGGAAACGGCGGCAGCGCGGCGGACGCGGAGCACATTGTCGGTGAGCTGATGAAAGGCTTTTTGAAAAAGCGGCCCATTGAAGGCGCACTGGCGGAGAGTATCAAGTCGGCCGCGCCGGAGCATGCGGATTATCTGATTGGCAATTTGCAGGTTCCCTTGCGTGCCCTTTCTCTTGTGAATTCCGTGGCGCTCGGCACCGCCTTTGCCAATGACCAAGCACCTGAACTCGTATTTGCGCAGCAAGTGCTGGGACTCGGTGAAGCGGGCGATGTCCTCATCGGCATCAGCACTTCGGGAAACTCCAAGAATGTCCTTTACGCCGTTGAAATCGCCAAGGCAAAGGGATGCAAGACGATTGCCCTGACAGGTGCCGGCGGAGGCAAGCTGAAGGCGTTGGCCGACATCACCATCGAGGCGCCGGACACGGAGACCTATCGCATACAGGAATACCATCTCCCCATCTATCATGCACTGTGCATCGCTGCAGAGCAGGCTTTCTTTGAGAAATAG
- a CDS encoding NAD-dependent epimerase/dehydratase family protein — protein MSTWTKKVMFVGLPRFLEQLLAACFRKEAWEAGRLRATEEERPPADIKTYDCTLESAEASMAFSVENLDLLIYRLESDPAAGARRLDTVLRLAVASKVRRVFLLSSDKVFAPHTEPTEKDEPLPEGEMGALFARLEALALAYREQGLSVSILRLSEIYAPGQTSSDGFIGRVFGAALMGRPLPHFAEPDAVSCGFLDARDAVYAIYQAAARDFDGSHLHIGASTGTTMGEIYAICREFFPRMDEMATPWETEGRAILKSEIAERELGWRPLRPLSKGLKETWDAMRAMQDTHVDDIRSLSRRARVTRLRQRFIPYAENLAGALVTAGVGFLQGGTTVNAMTAFDFAFLYIGCMGLLYGKQQAIIAAVLSLVLLIHSLLAQGGDLVAMLYNPREFLHFVSYFFVAVLTGYFADRASYQQLADMRIKRRLQNRYSFLENIFKENLAVKDRLYRQIVNSDDSIGRLYRIVSRLDSVETENLFTQATSVTADILDVEDVVVYVVGEGGYYLRQKVRLGSRTGEMPRSLRVEDYPYLQELLKEKRIFVNRDLIKGLPDLAAPISYEGQVIAVLQIYHLDFEQWSLYEQNLLSITARLVSSSLGRAYAWEKETAGRKYIDETRILCVEEFQKVIEEFRERRRMQADYPVVLLPVNFKGHSYSELDHRIANSIRAEDFIGATAEGVALLLPDVSGKTLDMVRDRLTKVGVETGESLSL, from the coding sequence ATGAGTACATGGACAAAAAAAGTGATGTTTGTGGGGCTGCCTCGGTTTTTGGAGCAGCTGCTCGCAGCCTGCTTCCGCAAGGAGGCATGGGAGGCCGGTCGCCTGCGCGCCACGGAAGAAGAGCGCCCTCCCGCGGATATAAAGACGTATGACTGCACTCTGGAGAGCGCCGAGGCGAGCATGGCATTTTCCGTAGAGAATCTCGACCTCCTCATCTATCGGTTGGAGAGCGATCCCGCCGCGGGGGCGCGCCGCCTGGACACCGTGCTTCGATTGGCGGTTGCTTCAAAGGTGCGGCGTGTGTTTTTGCTTTCAAGTGATAAGGTATTTGCGCCGCATACGGAGCCGACGGAGAAGGATGAGCCCCTGCCGGAGGGCGAGATGGGGGCTCTTTTTGCGCGACTGGAAGCCTTGGCTCTTGCCTATCGCGAGCAGGGGCTCTCTGTGTCCATTCTCCGTCTCAGTGAGATTTACGCGCCCGGACAGACCTCGAGCGACGGTTTCATTGGCCGCGTCTTTGGTGCCGCTCTGATGGGGCGCCCGCTGCCGCACTTTGCGGAGCCGGACGCTGTTTCCTGTGGCTTCCTTGATGCGCGCGATGCGGTCTATGCGATTTATCAGGCGGCTGCGCGCGATTTTGACGGATCGCATCTGCACATCGGCGCGTCCACAGGAACGACAATGGGAGAAATCTATGCGATCTGCCGAGAGTTCTTTCCTCGCATGGATGAGATGGCGACACCGTGGGAAACAGAAGGACGAGCCATTCTCAAGAGTGAAATCGCAGAGCGGGAGCTCGGCTGGCGTCCCTTGCGGCCGCTTTCGAAAGGCCTCAAGGAGACATGGGACGCGATGCGAGCGATGCAGGATACACACGTCGACGATATCCGTTCGCTGTCAAGGCGAGCGCGCGTTACACGGCTGCGGCAGCGGTTCATTCCCTATGCGGAAAATCTTGCGGGCGCATTGGTGACGGCGGGCGTAGGTTTTCTGCAAGGCGGAACGACGGTGAACGCCATGACGGCATTTGATTTCGCTTTTCTCTACATCGGCTGCATGGGACTTCTCTACGGCAAGCAGCAAGCGATTATCGCTGCGGTGCTGTCCCTTGTCCTGCTTATCCACAGCCTGCTTGCGCAGGGCGGCGATCTCGTGGCGATGCTCTACAATCCGCGCGAGTTCCTGCATTTTGTTTCGTACTTCTTTGTCGCGGTGCTGACAGGCTACTTTGCCGATCGCGCGAGCTATCAGCAGCTTGCGGATATGCGCATCAAGCGGCGTCTGCAAAACCGCTATTCATTTTTGGAGAATATCTTTAAGGAAAACCTTGCCGTGAAGGATCGGCTGTATCGTCAGATTGTGAACTCGGACGACAGCATCGGACGCCTTTACCGCATTGTTTCACGTCTTGATTCCGTCGAAACGGAGAACCTTTTTACGCAGGCGACATCGGTCACGGCGGACATTCTCGACGTTGAGGATGTCGTCGTCTATGTCGTCGGCGAGGGCGGCTACTACCTGCGCCAGAAGGTGCGGCTCGGCAGCCGGACGGGTGAGATGCCGCGATCTTTGCGCGTCGAAGACTACCCGTATCTGCAGGAGCTGCTCAAGGAAAAGAGGATCTTCGTCAATCGCGACCTCATCAAGGGGCTGCCCGATCTCGCTGCTCCGATTTCCTACGAAGGGCAAGTGATCGCCGTTTTGCAGATTTACCATCTGGACTTCGAGCAGTGGAGCCTCTACGAGCAGAATCTCCTTTCTATTACCGCGCGTCTTGTGTCAAGCTCTCTCGGACGTGCCTACGCATGGGAAAAGGAGACGGCGGGGCGCAAGTATATTGACGAGACGCGCATCCTTTGCGTTGAGGAATTTCAAAAGGTCATCGAGGAGTTCCGCGAGCGTCGGCGCATGCAGGCGGATTATCCTGTCGTGCTTCTTCCTGTCAATTTTAAGGGACATAGCTACAGCGAGCTCGACCACAGAATCGCGAACAGTATCCGTGCGGAGGACTTTATCGGTGCGACGGCGGAAGGCGTTGCCCTTCTTTTGCCTGATGTCTCGGGGAAGACACTCGACATGGTGCGTGATCGGCTCACAAAAGTAGGGGTTGAAACAGGGGAGAGTCTTTCGTTATGA